From Triticum urartu cultivar G1812 chromosome 2, Tu2.1, whole genome shotgun sequence, a single genomic window includes:
- the LOC125537767 gene encoding SNF1-related protein kinase regulatory subunit gamma-1 — protein sequence METDSPRSPEAEIGHRVEDLWEVAQPQLSPSEKLNSCFEDIPVAAFPRTHPSQVIEIPSDASLADTVETLSKNKILSAPIRNVDAPEDATWIDKYIGIVEFAGIAMWLLHQSDASGNGTAGSAVGSPVANLASRLGSFTFRRTSSGRVETTTDSESDEAASVGGSFFETLTSSEFYKNTKVGNISGSFRWAPFLALQTSDTFLTMLLLLSKYRMKSLPVVDMGGNQIENIITQSSVVHMLAECVGLPWFESWGTKKLCELGLPLMKPYRLVKVNEDQPVLKAFQLMREKGVGGVPVMDTNGTKAIGNISIRDVQYLLSAPKIYKQYRTISAKDFLTAVRHHLQEQHEASPLLHDVITCKRDDVIKEIILKLDSTKIHRIYVVDDKGDTEGVITLRDIISKLVHEPRHYFGDFFDGVVPLPANSTV from the exons atggagacgGACAGCCCGCGGAGCCCGGAGGCGGAGATCGGGCACCGGGTGGAGGACCTGTGGGAGGTGGCGCAGCCGCAGCTGTCCCCGTCGGAGAAGCTCAACTCCTGCTTCGAGGACATCCCCGTCGCCGCCTTCCCGCGCACCCACCCCTCGCAAG TGATCGAGATACCTTCGGATGCCAGCCTTGCTGATACTGTTGAGACATTGTCCAAGAATaaaattttgagtgcacccataaGAAACGTCGATGCTCCAGAGGATGCTACTTGGATAGACAAATACATCGGTATTGTGGAATTTGCTGGTATTGCAATGTGGTTGCTTCATCAG TCTGATGCTTCAGGTAATGGAACAGCTGGTTCTGCAGTTGGATCACCTGTGGCCAATCTAGCATCTAGGTTAGGCTCTTTCACATTCAGAAGAACGTCATCTGGCAGGGTAGAAACCACTACTGATTCAGAATCAGATGAAGCTGCATCAGTGGGTGGAAGCTTTTTTGAAACCCTTACTTCCTCTGAGTTCTACAAGAACACAAAG GTTGGCAATATCTCAGGAAGCTTCCGATGGGCGCCATTTCTTGCCCTGCAGACATCTGACACATTCCTCACTATGCTGCTTCTTCTATCCAAGTACAGGATGAAGAGCCTCCCCGTGGTAGATATGGGGGGGAATCAGATTGAGAATATCATTACACAATCTTCCGTTGTGCACATGCTTGCAGAGTGTGTTGGACTTCCTTGGTTTGAAAGCTGGGGAACTAAGAAACTCTGTGAACTGGGTCTTCCTCTGATGAAGCCATACAGACTTGTTAAG GTAAATGAAGACCAGCCAGTCCTAAAAGCCTTCCAACTAATGAGGGAAAAGGGGGTTGGTGGTGTGCCTGTTATGGACACAAATGGAACAAAAGCAATTGGTAACATTAGCATCAGAGATGTCCAATATCTTCTTAGTGCCCCCAAGATATACAAACAATACAG GACAATCTCAGCCAAGGATTTCCTTACCGCGGTCCGGCACCATCTCCAGGAGCAGCACGAAGCGTCGCCGTTGCTGCACGACGTGATCACATGCAAAAGAGACGATGTGATCAAGGAAATCATACTGAAGCTGGACTCGACCAAGATCCACAGGATCTACGTGGTCGACGACAAGGGGGATACCGAGGGGGTGATCACGCTGAGGGACATAATCTCCAAGCTGGTGCACGAGCCACGGCATTACTTTGGGGATTTCTTCGACGGCGTTGTCCCCCTACCCGCAAACAGTACCGTATGA